One window from the genome of Micromonospora aurantiaca ATCC 27029 encodes:
- a CDS encoding (Fe-S)-binding protein, translated as MGSVQIVTTILAAAITAVAVWLAVRAVMKMTAVIRLGQPAPERFGDKGARTKKMLVETAGHTRMLKWSVVGAAHWFVMVGFIVLSLLVLEAYFEVVSTGGGLPIIGHWTIFGLVTEWIGILGLVGILVLMAIRLRNRPGRAENRSRFTGSTMWQGYFVEWVVLLVLIFGFVIRGFKVATDHFEYPVWAAPLSHAVGSVLPDWEAGVSVAALIKIAISMTWLIVISLNVTMGVAWHRFLAFPNIFFKRDPEKPAGSGLGPLRPMTSEGKPLDFEEADPEKDQFGVAQVEQFTWKGLLDFSTCTECGRCQSQCPAWNTGKPLSPKLLVLSLRDHAYAKAPYLLAGGGKDLTGEEKATQEQLAGVDVLAMAEADRPLIGTAEEGGVIDPDVLWSCTTCGACVEQCPVDIEHVDHIVDMRRYQVLIESSFPSEAGVMLRNLENKGNPWGAPQNTREDWTKGLGFEVPRVGEVDDFEYLFWVGCAGAFEDRAKKTTRAVATLLNEAGVKFAILGEGETCSGDPARRIGNEFVFQMLAQQNVETLNEAFEGREKSKRKIVATCPHCFNTLGNEYGQLGGEFEVVHHTQLLAHLVSAGKLTPVQPVDGGVTYHDPCYLGRHNRIFAAPREVLGDSIQGELTEMPRNSERSFCCGAGGARMWMEEKIGKRINVDRVEEAMSTGAKTIAVGCPFCSTMLNDGVNGKGAGEQVEVVDVASVLLRSVKPEAPAGEPEVAPTAS; from the coding sequence ATGGGCAGCGTCCAGATCGTCACCACGATCCTCGCGGCCGCCATCACCGCCGTTGCGGTGTGGCTTGCGGTGCGCGCGGTCATGAAGATGACCGCCGTCATCCGGCTCGGCCAGCCCGCGCCGGAGCGGTTCGGCGACAAGGGCGCGCGTACGAAGAAGATGCTGGTGGAGACCGCCGGTCACACCCGCATGCTCAAGTGGAGCGTGGTCGGCGCCGCCCACTGGTTCGTGATGGTCGGCTTCATCGTGCTGTCGCTGCTGGTGCTGGAGGCCTACTTCGAGGTCGTCTCCACCGGCGGTGGGCTGCCGATCATCGGGCACTGGACGATCTTCGGTCTGGTCACCGAGTGGATCGGCATCCTCGGCCTGGTCGGCATCCTGGTGCTGATGGCGATCCGGCTGCGCAACCGGCCCGGCCGCGCGGAGAACCGCTCCCGGTTCACCGGCTCGACCATGTGGCAGGGCTACTTCGTCGAGTGGGTCGTCCTGTTGGTCCTGATCTTCGGGTTCGTGATCCGGGGCTTCAAGGTCGCCACCGACCACTTCGAGTACCCGGTCTGGGCCGCCCCGCTCAGCCACGCGGTCGGCTCGGTCCTCCCGGACTGGGAGGCGGGCGTCAGCGTCGCCGCGCTCATCAAGATCGCCATTTCGATGACCTGGCTCATCGTGATCTCGCTGAACGTCACCATGGGCGTGGCCTGGCACCGCTTCCTGGCCTTCCCGAACATCTTCTTCAAGCGCGACCCGGAGAAGCCGGCCGGTTCCGGCCTGGGCCCGCTGCGCCCGATGACCAGCGAGGGCAAGCCGCTGGACTTCGAGGAGGCCGACCCGGAGAAGGACCAGTTCGGTGTCGCCCAGGTCGAGCAGTTCACCTGGAAGGGCCTGCTCGACTTCAGCACCTGCACCGAGTGCGGTCGCTGCCAGTCGCAGTGCCCCGCCTGGAACACCGGCAAGCCGCTGTCGCCGAAGCTGCTGGTGCTGAGCCTGCGTGACCACGCGTACGCCAAGGCGCCGTACCTGCTGGCCGGTGGCGGCAAGGACCTCACCGGCGAGGAGAAGGCCACGCAGGAGCAGCTGGCCGGCGTGGACGTGCTGGCCATGGCCGAGGCGGACCGGCCGCTGATCGGCACCGCCGAAGAGGGCGGTGTCATCGACCCGGACGTACTCTGGTCCTGCACCACCTGCGGCGCCTGCGTCGAGCAGTGCCCGGTCGACATCGAGCACGTGGACCACATCGTCGACATGCGCCGCTACCAGGTGCTGATCGAGTCGAGCTTCCCGTCCGAGGCCGGCGTCATGCTCCGCAACCTGGAGAACAAGGGCAACCCGTGGGGCGCCCCGCAGAACACCCGCGAGGACTGGACCAAGGGCCTCGGGTTCGAGGTGCCGCGCGTCGGCGAGGTCGACGACTTCGAGTACCTCTTCTGGGTCGGCTGCGCCGGCGCGTTCGAGGACCGGGCCAAGAAGACCACCCGCGCGGTCGCCACGCTGCTGAACGAGGCGGGCGTCAAGTTCGCCATCCTCGGCGAGGGCGAGACCTGCTCCGGCGACCCGGCGCGCCGCATCGGCAACGAGTTCGTCTTCCAGATGCTGGCCCAGCAGAACGTCGAGACGCTGAACGAGGCGTTCGAGGGCCGGGAGAAGAGCAAGCGCAAGATCGTCGCCACCTGCCCGCACTGCTTCAACACCCTGGGCAACGAGTACGGCCAGCTCGGCGGCGAGTTCGAGGTGGTGCACCACACCCAGCTGCTGGCCCACCTGGTCAGCGCCGGCAAGCTCACCCCGGTGCAGCCGGTCGACGGCGGCGTGACCTACCACGACCCGTGCTACCTGGGCCGCCACAACCGGATCTTCGCCGCCCCGCGCGAGGTGCTCGGCGACTCGATCCAGGGCGAGCTGACCGAGATGCCGCGTAACAGCGAGCGCTCCTTCTGCTGCGGCGCCGGCGGCGCCCGGATGTGGATGGAGGAGAAGATCGGTAAGCGGATCAACGTGGACCGGGTCGAGGAGGCCATGTCCACCGGGGCGAAGACCATCGCGGTCGGCTGCCCGTTCTGCTCGACGATGCTCAACGACGGCGTGAACGGCAAGGGCGCGGGCGAGCAGGTCGAGGTGGTCGACGTGGCGAGCGTGCTGCTGCGCTCGGTCAAGCCGGAGGCCCCGGCCGGTGAGCCGGAGGTCGCGCCGACCGCGAGCTGA
- a CDS encoding cell division protein CrgA: protein MPKSQVRKKKVYTPPTDVRPTATASTRKPSPIWLPVTAVTLIVAGIGWLVLYYLSEQAYPVASWGYWNLAVGFGAMVSSLILLSRWR from the coding sequence GTGCCCAAGTCTCAGGTCCGCAAGAAGAAGGTGTACACCCCGCCGACGGACGTACGTCCGACGGCGACGGCGTCGACGCGCAAGCCTAGCCCGATCTGGCTGCCGGTCACGGCGGTCACGCTGATCGTGGCGGGCATCGGCTGGCTGGTGCTCTACTACCTGTCCGAGCAGGCGTACCCGGTCGCCAGCTGGGGTTACTGGAACCTCGCCGTGGGCTTCGGCGCGATGGTCTCGTCGCTGATCCTGCTCTCCCGCTGGCGCTGA
- a CDS encoding aminodeoxychorismate/anthranilate synthase component II, translating into MRVLVIDNYDSFVFNLVQYLGQLGADCEVRRNDEIDVAEVGRVGAAGVLLSPGPGSPDRAGICLDVIREYAGKLPIFGVCLGHQAIGEAFGATVARAPELLHGKTSEVRHDGVGVLAGLPDPFTATRYHSLAVLPETLPDELEVTGRTASGVVMAMRHRTLPIEGVQFHPESVLTEGGHLMLANWLAACGFPAALERAPELAAEVDARRRAAFATT; encoded by the coding sequence ATGCGCGTACTGGTGATCGACAACTACGACTCGTTCGTCTTCAACCTCGTGCAGTACCTCGGCCAGCTCGGCGCCGACTGCGAGGTGCGGCGCAACGACGAGATCGACGTCGCCGAGGTGGGCCGCGTCGGCGCCGCCGGTGTCCTGCTGTCGCCCGGCCCGGGCAGCCCGGACCGGGCCGGCATCTGCCTGGACGTGATCCGCGAGTACGCCGGCAAGCTCCCGATCTTCGGCGTCTGCCTCGGTCACCAGGCGATCGGCGAGGCGTTCGGCGCGACTGTCGCCCGCGCGCCGGAGCTGCTGCACGGCAAGACCTCGGAGGTACGCCACGACGGCGTGGGCGTGCTCGCCGGGCTGCCCGATCCGTTCACCGCCACCCGGTACCACTCGCTGGCCGTCCTGCCCGAGACGCTTCCCGACGAGCTGGAGGTCACCGGCCGGACCGCCTCCGGCGTGGTGATGGCGATGCGGCACCGCACGCTGCCGATCGAGGGCGTGCAGTTCCACCCCGAGTCGGTGCTGACCGAGGGCGGTCACCTGATGCTGGCGAACTGGCTTGCCGCCTGCGGCTTCCCGGCGGCGCTGGAACGCGCCCCGGAACTGGCCGCCGAGGTCGACGCCCGCCGCCGAGCCGCATTCGCCACGACCTAA
- a CDS encoding class E sortase — protein sequence MTGGDPRERTGHDRQEEPTAFLPRVERPAPASPQPLHLPWPDAGPAHTAPARRDPDTRQPAPSRTGQPPSAPPRTAPPVAPPPPWPGSQAHQPASASRPEADPRFRPPASELPPRGTPHPAGPAHQGAGHHGPTQNGPAPHGPAQNGPAPHGAAPRGGPAPGMRPAAPGDVAHRPGERQSRPEGYGPAGQQYAVRHSTGGAIPPERGGRGGQPPQNGTRPWEAGGRPPEDGRRPAGGEGRPPGVPPLGGPAGADRNPPADPGATTVLPAVTRPPADPHLDATGLMGAVPPAPDTGDGDGGAEPPAEPPRPRRGERVVQLRPEQTGDGYRSVYSELTRPTVGSRLRTVVRGTGELLITFGLVVLLFAGYEIWGKAVIVEAHQSDLNSQLAQEWDAAADPTVGPTTGPTVKPKPPAEGRPVAGLYIPKFDKHWVVVEGVSPEDIRYAPGHYPDSAMPGEVGNFSVAGHRIRSTFWRLDELKTGDAIVVETRTDWLVYRVYQQRIVKPSQVEVVAPVPGKPEAKATEKLLTLTTCNPKFDNYQRLIIHARLDHTQAKSAGRPAELEA from the coding sequence GTGACCGGCGGCGACCCCCGGGAACGCACCGGCCACGACCGCCAGGAGGAGCCGACAGCGTTCCTCCCCCGGGTCGAGCGTCCGGCCCCGGCGTCGCCACAGCCGCTCCACCTGCCCTGGCCCGACGCCGGTCCGGCCCACACCGCCCCGGCCCGACGCGACCCGGACACCCGCCAGCCCGCGCCGTCACGGACCGGCCAACCGCCGTCCGCCCCGCCACGGACCGCCCCGCCGGTCGCTCCGCCGCCGCCGTGGCCGGGCAGTCAGGCGCATCAACCGGCGAGCGCCTCCCGCCCCGAGGCCGACCCCCGGTTCCGCCCCCCGGCGAGCGAGCTTCCCCCCAGGGGTACGCCCCACCCGGCCGGCCCGGCGCACCAGGGCGCCGGACACCACGGCCCTACGCAGAACGGCCCCGCGCCCCACGGGCCTGCGCAGAACGGCCCCGCGCCCCACGGAGCGGCGCCCCGGGGTGGTCCCGCTCCCGGGATGCGCCCGGCCGCACCCGGCGACGTCGCACACCGGCCGGGCGAGCGCCAGTCGCGACCGGAGGGGTACGGACCGGCGGGGCAGCAGTACGCCGTCCGCCATTCCACAGGTGGGGCGATCCCGCCCGAGCGCGGTGGTCGCGGTGGACAGCCACCGCAGAACGGCACCCGCCCGTGGGAGGCCGGCGGACGCCCGCCGGAGGACGGTCGCCGACCGGCGGGGGGTGAGGGACGGCCGCCCGGCGTACCCCCTCTCGGCGGGCCGGCCGGCGCGGACCGGAACCCTCCGGCCGACCCCGGAGCGACGACGGTGCTGCCCGCCGTCACCCGCCCACCCGCGGACCCCCACCTGGACGCCACCGGGCTGATGGGCGCGGTGCCCCCGGCGCCTGACACCGGCGACGGCGACGGCGGCGCGGAGCCGCCCGCCGAGCCGCCCCGCCCTCGGCGCGGCGAGCGGGTGGTGCAGCTGCGGCCCGAGCAGACCGGCGACGGGTACCGCAGCGTCTACTCCGAGCTGACCCGCCCCACCGTCGGCTCCCGGCTGCGCACCGTCGTGCGGGGCACCGGCGAGCTGCTGATCACCTTCGGGCTGGTGGTGCTTCTCTTCGCCGGGTACGAGATCTGGGGCAAGGCGGTCATCGTCGAGGCCCACCAGAGTGACCTGAACAGCCAGCTCGCCCAGGAGTGGGACGCGGCGGCGGACCCGACCGTCGGCCCGACCACCGGGCCGACGGTGAAGCCGAAGCCACCGGCGGAGGGCAGGCCGGTCGCCGGCCTCTACATCCCCAAGTTCGACAAGCACTGGGTGGTGGTCGAGGGGGTCAGCCCGGAGGACATCCGGTACGCCCCGGGCCACTACCCGGACAGCGCCATGCCCGGCGAGGTGGGCAACTTCTCCGTCGCCGGTCACCGCATCCGCTCCACGTTCTGGCGGCTGGACGAGCTGAAGACCGGCGACGCCATAGTGGTCGAGACCAGGACCGACTGGCTCGTCTACCGGGTCTACCAGCAGCGGATCGTCAAGCCGTCCCAGGTGGAGGTGGTCGCGCCGGTGCCGGGCAAGCCGGAGGCGAAGGCCACCGAGAAGCTGCTCACGCTCACCACCTGCAACCCGAAGTTCGACAACTACCAGCGGCTGATCATCCACGCCCGGCTGGACCACACGCAGGCCAAGTCGGCGGGCCGCCCGGCCGAGTTGGAGGCGTGA
- the pknB gene encoding Stk1 family PASTA domain-containing Ser/Thr kinase: MTAQARLLGGRYQVGELLGYGGMAEVHRGRDLRLGRDVAIKMLRADLARDATFQMRFRREAQNAASLNHPAIVAVYDTGEETAPTGETLPFIVMEFVNGRTLKEVLGVEGRLQPRRALEICADMCAALEFSHRHGIIHRDIKPGNVMLTQTGQVKVMDFGIARALASGATTMTQTSAVIGTAQYLSPEQARGEAVDARSDVYAAGCVLFELLCGHPPFVGDSPVSVAYQHVREQPPTPSTINPDVNPAVDAIVLKALSKNPLNRYQSAGEMRADLLRAAAGRPVLATPVMPAEETMPMGAAAGGYHQAQQTQMMGPQTRQQPVARVGDPGKRKSSSWVIAAFAALGVLAVIALGTALWLNQAGAEKVSVPELVDSTQAEAQAALTRAGLRYVNGDPVQNTECKKGTVVNQSPGPGLRVEKNTAVSVQICAGPGQVTIPKGLEGSQVANVQAQLQALGLKVEVERVDDSAQKDIVINVEPSEGSTVAEASTVKLRVSRGNVAEVPDVVGLSEDQAVRQLQNAGYKVRVLDGEEVTEPDKVGRVSRQSPKSGSSYAREKQVTIYVDVAAPEQSESPTPPSATPSGTPSMPPGGGGGGGLPIPTAPPTRSNG, translated from the coding sequence ATGACAGCGCAGGCCCGCCTGCTCGGTGGCAGGTACCAGGTCGGCGAGCTGCTGGGCTACGGCGGCATGGCCGAGGTGCACCGCGGCCGTGACCTCCGGCTCGGGCGGGATGTCGCGATCAAGATGCTCCGTGCCGATCTGGCCCGGGATGCCACCTTCCAGATGCGGTTCCGCCGTGAGGCGCAGAACGCCGCCTCGCTCAACCACCCGGCGATCGTCGCCGTCTACGACACCGGTGAGGAGACCGCCCCCACGGGCGAGACCCTGCCGTTCATCGTGATGGAGTTCGTCAACGGCCGGACCCTCAAGGAGGTCCTCGGCGTCGAGGGGCGGCTCCAGCCGCGCCGGGCGCTGGAGATCTGCGCCGACATGTGCGCCGCGCTGGAGTTCAGCCACCGGCACGGGATCATCCACCGGGACATCAAGCCCGGAAACGTGATGCTCACCCAGACCGGCCAGGTCAAGGTGATGGACTTCGGCATCGCCCGGGCGCTCGCCAGTGGCGCCACCACGATGACGCAGACCAGCGCGGTCATCGGCACCGCACAATACCTCTCTCCCGAGCAGGCGCGCGGCGAGGCGGTCGACGCCCGATCCGACGTCTACGCGGCCGGCTGCGTGCTGTTCGAGCTGCTCTGCGGCCACCCGCCGTTCGTCGGGGACAGCCCGGTCAGCGTCGCGTACCAGCACGTGCGGGAGCAGCCGCCGACGCCGAGCACGATCAACCCGGACGTCAACCCCGCTGTCGACGCCATCGTGCTCAAGGCGCTGTCGAAGAACCCGCTCAACCGCTATCAGAGCGCCGGCGAGATGCGGGCGGACCTGCTCCGCGCCGCCGCCGGCCGGCCGGTGCTCGCCACCCCGGTGATGCCGGCCGAGGAGACCATGCCGATGGGCGCCGCCGCGGGCGGCTACCACCAGGCGCAGCAGACCCAGATGATGGGCCCGCAGACCCGCCAGCAGCCGGTGGCGCGGGTCGGTGACCCGGGCAAGCGCAAGAGCTCCTCCTGGGTCATCGCCGCGTTCGCCGCGCTCGGCGTGCTCGCGGTGATCGCGCTCGGCACCGCGCTCTGGCTCAACCAGGCCGGGGCCGAGAAGGTGTCCGTGCCAGAGCTGGTGGACAGCACGCAGGCCGAGGCGCAGGCGGCGCTGACCCGGGCCGGGCTGCGCTACGTCAACGGTGACCCGGTGCAGAACACGGAGTGCAAGAAGGGCACCGTCGTCAACCAGAGCCCGGGCCCGGGCCTGCGGGTGGAGAAGAACACCGCGGTCTCGGTCCAGATCTGCGCCGGCCCCGGCCAGGTCACCATTCCCAAGGGCCTGGAGGGATCCCAGGTCGCCAATGTGCAGGCTCAGTTGCAGGCACTCGGCCTCAAGGTCGAGGTCGAAAGGGTGGACGACAGCGCGCAGAAGGACATCGTGATCAACGTCGAGCCGAGTGAGGGAAGTACGGTCGCCGAGGCCTCGACCGTCAAGCTCAGGGTTTCCCGCGGCAACGTCGCCGAGGTCCCGGACGTGGTGGGGCTTTCCGAGGACCAGGCCGTCCGCCAGTTGCAGAACGCCGGCTACAAGGTGCGCGTCCTCGATGGTGAGGAGGTGACCGAGCCGGACAAGGTCGGCCGGGTCAGCCGGCAGAGCCCGAAGAGCGGCTCCTCCTACGCCCGGGAGAAGCAGGTGACGATCTACGTCGACGTGGCCGCGCCAGAGCAGAGCGAGAGCCCGACGCCTCCGAGCGCGACCCCGAGCGGTACCCCGAGTATGCCGCCGGGTGGTGGCGGTGGAGGCGGGCTCCCGATCCCGACAGCACCGCCGACCCGAAGCAACGGCTGA
- a CDS encoding DUF881 domain-containing protein: MEYTSGAASWQKVLRRAAAALLPRRARQRRPGWSVGVPLIAAAAGLLFTTTATTAGGTSLREDRRPQLTQLIEDRREEVAASEAKAARLRAEVEEQTEALAGADGPIKTERDRAAASRQGAGFTALTGSGVTVELNDADRRPDQPLPKGASNDDLVVHQGDVQAVVNALWAGGAEAMSIMNVRVLSTSAVRCVGNTLLLHGRVYSPPFKIVAIGDPAELQRALAASEGVRVFKEVADHYQLGYVERVSTVTVPAFEDSTALQSATVPR, translated from the coding sequence GTGGAGTACACGTCCGGCGCCGCCTCCTGGCAGAAGGTCCTCCGCCGCGCGGCAGCCGCCCTGCTGCCCCGGCGCGCACGCCAGCGCCGCCCCGGCTGGTCCGTCGGCGTACCCCTGATCGCCGCCGCGGCCGGTCTGCTGTTCACCACCACCGCCACCACCGCGGGCGGCACCTCCCTGCGTGAGGACCGCCGGCCTCAGCTGACCCAGCTGATCGAGGACCGCCGCGAGGAGGTCGCCGCCAGCGAGGCGAAGGCCGCCCGACTCCGGGCCGAGGTGGAGGAGCAGACCGAAGCGCTCGCCGGCGCCGACGGGCCGATCAAGACCGAGCGGGACCGGGCCGCCGCCAGCCGGCAGGGCGCCGGGTTCACAGCGCTCACCGGCAGCGGCGTGACTGTCGAGCTGAACGACGCCGACCGCCGGCCCGACCAGCCGCTGCCGAAGGGCGCCAGCAACGACGACCTGGTGGTGCACCAGGGCGACGTCCAGGCGGTCGTCAACGCGCTCTGGGCCGGCGGCGCGGAGGCCATGTCAATCATGAACGTCCGCGTGCTGAGCACCAGCGCGGTACGCTGCGTCGGTAACACCCTGCTGCTGCACGGCCGGGTGTACTCCCCTCCTTTCAAGATCGTGGCAATCGGCGATCCCGCGGAACTCCAGCGGGCGCTCGCCGCCTCTGAGGGAGTGCGGGTGTTCAAGGAAGTGGCCGACCACTACCAACTCGGGTACGTCGAGCGCGTCTCCACCGTCACCGTGCCGGCGTTCGAGGACTCCACCGCGTTGCAATCGGCGACGGTGCCCCGGTGA
- a CDS encoding transposase family protein, with product MPALPSSLISSLSCASALTVAETAGGLPEALAGLPDPRARRGVRHRLTVVVTAAVCAVVAGYRSYAAIAEWVADVPATTALALGMAPTGARRRR from the coding sequence ATGCCCGCGCTGCCGTCATCGCTGATCTCGTCCCTGTCCTGCGCATCGGCTCTGACCGTTGCCGAAACCGCTGGTGGGCTGCCCGAAGCGCTCGCCGGCCTGCCTGATCCACGGGCCCGGCGAGGTGTCCGGCACCGACTGACGGTCGTGGTCACCGCAGCCGTGTGTGCGGTGGTCGCCGGCTATCGCTCGTACGCCGCGATCGCCGAATGGGTCGCCGACGTGCCGGCCACGACGGCTCTCGCCCTGGGCATGGCCCCGACCGGCGCCCGTCGGAGGCGATGA